The following DNA comes from Amycolatopsis solani.
TCCACCGCTTCCGCGGCGACCCTGACCAGCGCTTCCTCGGTCTGCATCACCCCACAGGTGTGCGCGAAGGTCTCCAGGTAGGACACGAGCGAGCCGGAATCGGCCGCCCGGCGGAACCAGTCGCCCAGCTCGGCCGGGTCGCTGGTGGGCAGTCCGGCGTAGCCGGTCTCGTCGGCGAGTTCGGCGACGGTCGCCGGGCGGAGGCCGCCGTCGAGGTGGTCGTGCAGGAGCACCTTGGGCGCGCGGCGGAGCGTCTCGCTGGGCAGAACAGGGCTTTCGTCAGGCATCCCCCAACGGTAACCTCGTTGTCATTCCCCTACATGGCCGTAAGTCTCAGGCTCGGGCTAACCCTCAGCGTTGACGATCATGCGACGAATCGGCCATCCGGGGGCAGCCTCCGCAATAGGCTCTTCACGGGGGCCATACAGACAGCAATTTTTGCAATCGATAAGCTTCGTGGCACGTCCCTCCATTTCCCCGCCGACGAAGGACACACAGCAGTGACCACTGACAACCACATTGCCGCGGCCCCGTCCTTCGACCGGATGCGCAACATGCTGGTGCGCGCGGCCGAAGTGCGTGAGAGCGAGCAGCAGCAGATCTTCGACGCGCTCGACGACATCTACGCCCGCCTCGCGCCGGTGGACTCGCTGGGCGCGGTCCGCAAGCGGCTCTCCGAGCTCCCCGACCGCACCGAGGTCGGCGTGCTGGCCGAGCGCCTCGACGAGACGATGTCCCGCCTCGAGGCCCAGGACAACGCCCTCTCGGCACTGACCCGCGCGGTCGAGAGCATCGTCGACAAGCTGGCCAAGCCGTTCGCGCAGCTCGACGGCAGGCTCGACGGCATGGCGGCGCGCCTTGAGGGCGTCGGCGGCCGGATGGACGGGCTCGAGGACAAGCTCCAGAACATCCACCGCCGGCTCGACGAGCTGGGCGGCCACCTGGACAAGCAGGACGCGAAGCTCGACTCGATCCCGCAGTCGGTCACCGGTCCGGTCCGCGAGCGGATCGAGCAGGCCGAGCACACGCTGCGCGAGCGCGTCGACGGCTCCGACCACGAGCTGCGCGGCAAGGTCGACGAGCTCAGCCGCGTCACGCAGGAGCGCGTCGGCGAGCTGGGCCGCACCACGCACGAGCGGATCGACGCGAACACCGAAGCACTCAAGGTGGCGCTGACCGAGACCGGCGAGATGATCGACGCCTCGGACCGCCTGGAGAACCTGGGCAACCGCCTCGAAACGGTCACCACCCGCCTCGACGACCTGGCCGGCCGCCTCGACAAGGTGGAGGACGGCTTCCTCTCCGGCATCGGCGACCTCGACGGCGCGCTCAAGGCCGGGTTGTCCAAGGTCGAGGGCACGCTGTCCAAGCAGCCGGACACCGACTCGGTGGACACGCTGGTCCGCAAGAGCAACGACGAGAGCGTCCGCCGCATCGGCGGCCAGCTCGACGAGGCGATGGCGACGTTCGCGGAGCTGATGCTCGGTGGCGGCCCGGCCGTCCAGCAGATCGCCCCGCCGCCCCCGGCCCCGCGTCAGCCGCGCCGCAGCTCCCGCAACGGCCGTGCACCGAAGCCGGCCGACACCAAGGCCAAGCCGGGCGAAGGCGCCGAAGAAGCCACGGAGTAACCCAGCCCCACACAAAGAGGCCCCCACCGGATCCGGCGGGGGCCTCTTCACGTTCCGGAGCAACCACTCCGCGGCACTTTCCCTACGAAAGCTCCGCTTCGGGGGCCCGGGGCGGAGCTTTCGTAGGGAAAGATGCGCGGGCGTCACTCGGGTGGGTGATCATCGCGGCGATGATCATCACACCGTGCCGCGGATCGTCTCCCGGACGATCGGGGCTAGGGCGGGAGCCGACGAAGCGATGGTGAAGCCGCCTTCGAGCGCCGCCAGGGCCGCGGGGACCGCGTCGGGCGTGTCCGTGTGCAGCTCCAGCAAGGGCTCACCCTCGGTGACGGCGTCGCCGGGCTTGGCCAGGCACAGAATCCCCGCCGCCGCCTGGACCGGGTCCTCCTTGCGGGCGCGGCCCGCGCCCAGCCGCCACGCCGCGACGCCCACCGCGTACGCGTCCAGCGAGGCCAGCACGCCCGAAGAAGGCGCCGTCACGACGTGCACCGAAGCAGGCGTCGGGAGCGGTGCCGAGGGGTCGCCGCCCTGGGCGGAGATCATCCGGCACCAGACCTCGTACGCCTCGCCGGACGCCAGCACCGCGGCCGGGTCCGTGGAAATGCCCGCCAGGGCCAGCATCTCCCGCGCCAGCGCGAGAGTCAGCGCAACGACATCCGAAGGACCACCGCCCTGGAGCACGGAAACCGACTCCGCGACCTCCACCGCGTTGCCGACCGCCCGTCCCAGCGGGACGTTCATGTCGGTCAGCAGCGCCGTCGTCGGTACGCCGTGGTCGACGCCGATCGAGGTCAGCGTCGTCGCGAGCGAACGCGCCTGGTCCAAAGTCTTCATGAACGCGCCCGACCCGAACTTCACGTCCAGGACCAGCCCGGACGCGCCCTCGGCGATCTTCTTGCTCATGATCGAGCTGGCGATCAGCGGGATCGACTCCACGGTCGACGTGACGTCCCGCAGCGCGTACAGCTTCTTGTCCGCCGGCGCGAGCCCGGACGTCGCCGCGCAGACCACCGCGCCGACGTCCTCGAGCTGCCGGGCGATCTCCGCGGTGGTCAGCGAAGCCCGCCAGCCGGGGATCGACTCCAGCTTGTCGAGCGTGCCGCCGGTGTGCCCGAGCCCGCGCCCGGACAGCTGCGGCACCGCCGCCCCGCACGCGGCCACGAGCGGCGCCAGCGGCAGCGTGATCTTGTCGCCGACCCCGCCGGTCGAGTGCTTGTCGACGGTCGGCCGCGACACGTCCAGCGAGAGCCGTTCACCCGAGGCGATCATCGCGCGGGTCCAGCGGGAGATCTCCGCGGAGTCCATGCCCCGCAGGAAGATGGCCATCGCCAGGGCCGACATCTGCTCTTCGGCCACAACGCCGTTCGTGTACGCGTCGACGACCCAGTCGATCTGCTCGTCCGAGAGCCGGCCGCCGTCCCGCTTGGCGCGGATGACGTCGACCGCGGCGAACGCGGTCACGGCAGGTCGTCCGGACCGAACGCGTCCGGCAGGACGGCCGACATCGGCAGGATCCCGCTCGGCGTGTCCACCAGGCACGCGGAACCGCCCAGCTCGAACAGGATCTGGCGGCAGCGCCCGCACGGCATCAGCAGGTCACCCGCGCCGCTGCGGCACGCGACCGCCACGAGCCGCCCGCCGCCGGAGAGCCGCAGCTGCCCGGCCATCGTGCACTCCGCGCACAGCCCGAGCCCGTAGGACGCGTTCTCGACGTTGCACCCGGTCACCACGCGGCCGTCGTCGACGATCCCCGCGACCCCGACGTGCAGGCCCGAATAAGGCGCGTACGCACGGGAAGCGGCTTCGATCGCCTGCGACCGCAGCGCGTCCCAGTCCACAGAGGACACAGTGGACGTCATCAGTCCTCACCCCG
Coding sequences within:
- a CDS encoding PA containing protein; the encoded protein is MTTDNHIAAAPSFDRMRNMLVRAAEVRESEQQQIFDALDDIYARLAPVDSLGAVRKRLSELPDRTEVGVLAERLDETMSRLEAQDNALSALTRAVESIVDKLAKPFAQLDGRLDGMAARLEGVGGRMDGLEDKLQNIHRRLDELGGHLDKQDAKLDSIPQSVTGPVRERIEQAEHTLRERVDGSDHELRGKVDELSRVTQERVGELGRTTHERIDANTEALKVALTETGEMIDASDRLENLGNRLETVTTRLDDLAGRLDKVEDGFLSGIGDLDGALKAGLSKVEGTLSKQPDTDSVDTLVRKSNDESVRRIGGQLDEAMATFAELMLGGGPAVQQIAPPPPAPRQPRRSSRNGRAPKPADTKAKPGEGAEEATE
- a CDS encoding thymidine phosphorylase encodes the protein MTAFAAVDVIRAKRDGGRLSDEQIDWVVDAYTNGVVAEEQMSALAMAIFLRGMDSAEISRWTRAMIASGERLSLDVSRPTVDKHSTGGVGDKITLPLAPLVAACGAAVPQLSGRGLGHTGGTLDKLESIPGWRASLTTAEIARQLEDVGAVVCAATSGLAPADKKLYALRDVTSTVESIPLIASSIMSKKIAEGASGLVLDVKFGSGAFMKTLDQARSLATTLTSIGVDHGVPTTALLTDMNVPLGRAVGNAVEVAESVSVLQGGGPSDVVALTLALAREMLALAGISTDPAAVLASGEAYEVWCRMISAQGGDPSAPLPTPASVHVVTAPSSGVLASLDAYAVGVAAWRLGAGRARKEDPVQAAAGILCLAKPGDAVTEGEPLLELHTDTPDAVPAALAALEGGFTIASSAPALAPIVRETIRGTV
- a CDS encoding cytidine deaminase, whose protein sequence is MTSTVSSVDWDALRSQAIEAASRAYAPYSGLHVGVAGIVDDGRVVTGCNVENASYGLGLCAECTMAGQLRLSGGGRLVAVACRSGAGDLLMPCGRCRQILFELGGSACLVDTPSGILPMSAVLPDAFGPDDLP